One segment of Desulfonauticus submarinus DNA contains the following:
- a CDS encoding TetR/AcrR family transcriptional regulator, which produces MNKVESTRDKIITAAYNCFSEKGYLGTSTKEIAKVAGVSEITLFRHFGKKEGIFEAVIRNYSILSELQKISFRIEGASLYDTLKIIAERLYFTLKDRKKFIKIVFSEINRYSDKIREIYKNFIEELDNLIVDILVKYHKKSISKDIDIKIAVKGFIGMVFCYFQTNEIFLCEEVSFEDIDIALSTFVNIFLKALKNM; this is translated from the coding sequence ATGAATAAAGTAGAAAGTACAAGGGATAAAATTATTACAGCAGCATACAATTGTTTTTCTGAAAAAGGGTATTTAGGTACAAGCACAAAAGAAATCGCAAAAGTTGCAGGTGTTTCTGAAATTACTTTGTTTAGGCATTTTGGTAAAAAAGAGGGTATTTTTGAAGCTGTTATTAGGAATTATTCGATTTTATCTGAATTACAAAAAATTTCTTTTCGGATAGAAGGGGCAAGTTTGTATGATACTTTAAAAATTATTGCTGAAAGGCTTTATTTTACATTAAAAGATAGAAAAAAATTTATAAAAATTGTGTTTTCTGAAATTAATAGATATTCTGATAAAATTAGAGAAATTTATAAAAATTTTATTGAAGAATTAGATAATCTTATAGTAGATATACTTGTAAAATATCATAAAAAATCTATATCTAAAGATATAGATATAAAAATAGCTGTGAAAGGTTTTATTGGTATGGTTTTTTGTTATTTTCAAACTAATGAAATTTTCTTATGTGAAGAAGTAAGCTTTGAAGATATAGACATTGCTTTATCAACTTTTGTTAATATTTTTTTAAAAGCTTTAAAAAATATGTAA
- a CDS encoding efflux RND transporter permease subunit gives MSRFFLKRPVFAWVIAIAIMSFGLLGIKFLPVSQYPELAPPMISVEAFYPGASAETVESTVTQIIEQKLTGLDGLWYISAKSSSSGQSRIDLTFAPGTDPDIAWSKVQNKVQLATASLPDVVQQQGVRVSKSTKNYLLILGIVSNDGKYTGNDLKDYAKSNIETILARIPGVGEVEVFGTEYAMRIWLNPDKLNKYNLTIEDIVKVLKSYNVEVSAGQLGGAPSVKGQRLNAVIIVQHYLQTPEEFYKIPIKIKQNGSSIYIKDVAKVELGTERYDILAHYNGKPSAFLAIRKQAGTNSLEVADKIKEKMEEMSKYFPQGVKVVYPYDTTPFTKVAIHEVVKTLYEAIILVFIVMFIFLGSFRATIIPTIAVPVVVLGTFGVIWVLGFSINMLTMFAMVLAIGLLVDDAIVVVENVDRIMEEQGLSPREAALKSMEEISGALIGIGLVLSAVFLPMAFFPGSTGIIYRQFSVTIAAAMLLSVIVALILTPVLCATILKPKKRGQPIYENTFFLFKPLLKIFNKGLDKGRNIYISVVGYTLEKKVRLIFIYIIIVSITGYLFLNMKTGYLPNEDQGILLVQAVLPSGSTLEQTEQVMKKITKYIDENEKNAIKSFAYAAGMSFGGQAQNVALGFISLKDWNLRQKENLSATAIAGRLMRYVSTFNEARVFAFLPPAIIELGNAAGFDFELLDYGGGGYQKLMQARNKLLYMAMKDPRLIRVRPNGMDPVAEYKIDVDWEKAGSLKLPIQSINLNIAAAFGGMYVNNFVKSGRVKKVYLQYDAPYRMLPEDLKKIYIRNIEGKMVPFSSFAKGRWIYGPQQLERYNGFPSINIWGEPAPGYSSGDAMKIMEELVSKLPKEIGYAWTGLSYQEKMATNQGPLVYAFAIFVIFLVLAALYESWPIPIAILLSMPLGVIGGIIATNWRGFDNDVYFQIGLITTLGLTTKNAILIVQFARERVDAGYELIKAVLEAAKLRLRPILMTSFAFGFGVLPLAISNGAGAGAQNAIGTVVLGGTITSTFLATLLIPLFYVLIYKLLGKYKNKIEVKKL, from the coding sequence ATGTCGCGATTTTTTTTAAAACGTCCAGTTTTTGCATGGGTAATTGCTATTGCTATTATGTCTTTTGGACTTTTGGGAATAAAATTTTTACCTGTTTCTCAGTATCCAGAATTAGCTCCTCCTATGATTTCAGTAGAAGCATTTTATCCTGGAGCTTCAGCTGAAACAGTAGAGAGTACTGTAACGCAAATTATTGAGCAAAAATTAACAGGACTTGATGGTCTTTGGTATATAAGTGCAAAAAGTAGTTCTTCTGGACAAAGTAGAATAGATCTTACTTTTGCTCCGGGGACAGATCCTGATATTGCTTGGTCAAAAGTGCAAAATAAGGTGCAATTAGCTACAGCGAGCTTGCCTGACGTAGTACAGCAACAGGGAGTTAGGGTTAGTAAATCTACAAAAAATTATCTTTTGATTTTAGGTATTGTTTCTAATGATGGGAAATACACAGGAAATGATTTAAAAGACTATGCAAAATCAAATATTGAGACAATTTTGGCAAGAATACCTGGTGTTGGAGAAGTAGAAGTCTTTGGTACAGAGTATGCGATGCGTATTTGGTTAAATCCAGATAAGCTTAATAAATATAACTTAACTATAGAAGATATTGTTAAAGTTTTAAAATCTTATAATGTAGAGGTTTCTGCAGGACAATTGGGTGGTGCTCCGTCTGTAAAAGGTCAAAGGCTTAATGCTGTAATTATTGTGCAACATTATCTTCAAACTCCAGAAGAATTTTATAAAATACCTATAAAAATTAAACAAAATGGTAGTTCTATTTATATCAAAGATGTTGCAAAAGTAGAATTAGGTACTGAACGTTATGATATATTAGCACATTATAATGGAAAACCATCTGCATTTTTAGCTATTAGAAAGCAGGCTGGAACAAATTCTCTTGAGGTCGCAGATAAAATAAAAGAAAAAATGGAAGAAATGAGCAAATATTTTCCTCAAGGAGTAAAAGTAGTATATCCTTATGATACTACTCCTTTTACAAAGGTTGCAATTCATGAAGTTGTAAAAACACTTTATGAAGCTATAATTTTGGTTTTCATTGTTATGTTTATATTTTTGGGGAGTTTTAGAGCAACAATTATACCTACAATTGCAGTTCCTGTTGTAGTTCTTGGAACGTTTGGTGTTATTTGGGTCTTAGGTTTTTCAATAAACATGCTTACAATGTTTGCAATGGTTCTTGCTATTGGTTTGCTTGTTGATGATGCTATTGTGGTAGTGGAAAATGTAGATAGAATCATGGAGGAACAAGGTTTATCTCCAAGAGAAGCAGCTCTTAAATCCATGGAGGAAATTTCAGGGGCGTTGATTGGGATTGGACTGGTTCTCTCTGCAGTTTTTTTACCAATGGCATTTTTCCCAGGCTCTACTGGAATTATTTATCGGCAGTTTTCAGTAACTATTGCTGCAGCAATGTTACTATCTGTTATAGTCGCTTTAATTTTGACTCCTGTGCTTTGTGCAACAATATTAAAGCCTAAGAAAAGAGGACAGCCTATTTATGAAAACACATTTTTTCTTTTTAAACCATTGTTAAAGATATTTAATAAGGGTTTAGATAAAGGTAGAAATATTTATATTTCTGTTGTTGGGTATACGCTTGAAAAAAAAGTAAGGCTTATTTTTATTTATATTATTATTGTAAGTATTACTGGTTATTTATTTCTTAATATGAAAACAGGTTATTTACCAAATGAAGATCAGGGAATTTTACTCGTACAGGCAGTGTTGCCTTCTGGTTCTACATTAGAACAGACTGAACAAGTTATGAAGAAAATAACAAAATATATTGATGAAAATGAGAAAAATGCAATAAAATCTTTTGCCTATGCAGCAGGAATGTCTTTTGGAGGACAAGCGCAAAATGTGGCTTTGGGTTTTATAAGTTTAAAAGATTGGAATCTAAGACAAAAAGAGAATTTATCTGCCACTGCAATTGCAGGACGTTTAATGAGATATGTATCAACTTTTAATGAGGCAAGGGTTTTTGCTTTTCTACCTCCTGCTATTATAGAGTTAGGCAATGCAGCAGGTTTTGATTTTGAGCTTCTTGATTATGGAGGGGGTGGTTATCAAAAATTAATGCAAGCAAGAAATAAATTGTTGTATATGGCAATGAAAGATCCACGATTGATAAGAGTAAGACCAAATGGCATGGATCCAGTTGCTGAATATAAAATTGATGTGGATTGGGAAAAAGCAGGTAGCTTAAAATTACCTATTCAATCTATAAATTTAAATATAGCTGCTGCTTTTGGAGGAATGTATGTAAATAATTTTGTAAAAAGTGGACGAGTGAAAAAGGTATATCTACAGTATGATGCTCCTTATAGAATGTTACCAGAAGATTTAAAAAAGATTTATATTAGAAATATAGAAGGTAAAATGGTTCCTTTTAGCTCATTTGCTAAAGGGAGATGGATATACGGCCCCCAACAACTTGAAAGATACAATGGTTTTCCTTCTATCAATATATGGGGAGAGCCAGCTCCAGGCTATAGTTCTGGTGATGCTATGAAAATTATGGAAGAACTTGTTAGTAAATTGCCAAAAGAAATAGGTTATGCTTGGACAGGATTATCATATCAGGAGAAGATGGCGACAAATCAGGGTCCCCTTGTGTATGCCTTTGCGATTTTTGTTATTTTTTTAGTACTTGCTGCTCTTTATGAGAGTTGGCCAATACCAATTGCTATTTTGTTAAGCATGCCTTTAGGCGTAATTGGTGGAATTATTGCAACAAACTGGAGGGGATTTGATAATGATGTGTATTTTCAAATAGGCCTTATTACTACTCTTGGATTGACCACTAAAAATGCTATTTTGATTGTTCAATTTGCTAGAGAAAGAGTTGATGCAGGTTATGAATTAATAAAAGCTGTACTGGAAGCTGCAAAGCTTAGGCTTCGTCCTATTTTGATGACTTCTTTTGCTTTTGGATTTGGTGTTTTGCCCCTTGCTATATCAAATGGTGCTGGAGCTGGAGCACAAAATGCAATAGGAACAGTTGTTTTAGGCGGTACAATAACTTCTACATTTCTTGCTACTTTATTAATTCCACTTTTTTATGTTCTCATATATAAACTATTAGGAAAATATAAAAATAAAATTGAAGTGAAAAAGTTGTAA
- a CDS encoding efflux transporter outer membrane subunit, whose protein sequence is MKKEFIIILFIFTMLSSCSFKPKYVRPNAPIPKELPTDGVYSNISYENIDIPNKLKWEDFFIDSKLKNIIKIALENNRDLRLAILNVEKARQIYGIKRADLYPSIYATANSSRKRISDDLSPLGKGYIQSEYSVNLGLAEWEIDFFGRIRSLKEEALEHFFAAKENRRSAQISLITEVARVYFILASDIEHYKIANKLYKIAEHNFKLIDSQYKAGIASDIDLNRAKSVLNEIKINIITYEQQIEKDKNALNLLVGNKVSKDLLPSGLQSNFPMKDFSPGLSSLVLLNRPDILALEHKLKAAYANIGAARAALFPRISLLAGIGTASNELSGLFGSGSYVWKISGNAALPVFDARVWTAYKLSKLQRKLYLIQYERTIQNAFKEVLDTLVIRSTIDKQIASQKNVIQSLQHIYNLAYNRYRQGIDSYFFVLTAHKNLLYAKQKLIRLKLAKYINHVMMYSAFGGGGDFNEENDKNILSEK, encoded by the coding sequence ATGAAAAAAGAATTTATTATAATTTTATTTATATTTACTATGCTTAGTAGTTGTAGTTTTAAACCAAAATATGTAAGACCTAATGCTCCGATTCCTAAAGAATTACCTACAGATGGAGTCTATAGTAATATTTCTTATGAAAATATAGATATTCCAAATAAATTAAAATGGGAAGATTTTTTTATAGATTCAAAGTTAAAAAATATTATAAAAATAGCACTGGAAAATAATCGTGATTTAAGACTTGCCATTTTAAATGTAGAAAAAGCAAGACAAATTTATGGCATTAAGCGGGCTGATTTATATCCTTCTATATATGCTACTGCCAATAGCAGTAGAAAACGTATCTCAGATGATCTTTCTCCATTAGGAAAAGGATATATTCAAAGTGAATATAGTGTAAATTTAGGACTTGCAGAATGGGAAATAGATTTTTTTGGTAGAATTCGTAGTTTAAAAGAAGAAGCATTAGAACATTTTTTTGCGGCTAAAGAGAATAGAAGGTCGGCACAGATTTCCTTAATTACAGAAGTTGCTCGAGTATATTTTATTTTAGCATCTGATATAGAACATTATAAAATTGCAAATAAACTTTATAAAATTGCTGAACATAATTTTAAGTTAATAGATAGTCAGTATAAAGCTGGCATTGCAAGTGATATTGATTTAAACAGAGCAAAAAGTGTTTTAAATGAAATAAAAATAAATATAATAACTTATGAGCAACAAATAGAAAAAGATAAAAATGCTTTGAATTTGCTTGTAGGAAATAAAGTTAGTAAAGATTTATTACCAAGTGGTTTGCAATCTAACTTTCCAATGAAAGATTTTTCGCCAGGACTTTCTTCTTTGGTCCTTTTAAATAGGCCTGATATTTTAGCTTTAGAACATAAACTTAAAGCAGCTTATGCTAACATAGGGGCTGCAAGAGCTGCTCTTTTTCCTAGAATAAGTCTTTTAGCAGGAATTGGGACAGCAAGCAATGAGCTTTCTGGATTATTTGGTTCTGGTTCTTATGTGTGGAAAATAAGCGGAAATGCGGCTTTGCCTGTATTTGATGCTAGAGTATGGACAGCATATAAATTAAGTAAATTACAGAGAAAATTATATTTAATTCAATATGAAAGGACAATACAGAACGCATTTAAAGAGGTTTTGGATACGTTGGTTATTAGATCTACTATTGATAAGCAAATAGCATCGCAAAAAAATGTTATACAATCATTGCAACATATTTATAATCTTGCCTATAATAGGTATAGGCAAGGTATAGATAGTTATTTTTTTGTGCTTACAGCTCATAAAAATTTGTTATATGCAAAACAAAAACTTATAAGATTAAAATTAGCTAAATACATAAATCATGTAATGATGTATTCTGCTTTTGGTGGTGGAGGAGATTTTAATGAAGAGAATGATAAAAATATTTTAAGTGAAAAGTAA
- a CDS encoding efflux RND transporter periplasmic adaptor subunit, giving the protein MNVKRIICVKILIINFLLICLLVACDREEKKSSMSRQLPKVSYIIVKPEKVVLKTELPGRVSSFQSAPIIPQVSGLIKKRLFKEGSMVKKGDLLYIIDFSRYEATLDAAKASLEMAQAKLLALEKKCKRFSELIKTKSISQQAYDDTLAALKQLKANIKLYKAQIKLAQINLNYCYIKAPISGKIGKSFITEGATVVAYQPSPLAIIQNFDPVYVDIPRSIAELEELKRKIKYGVLKSGDKLRNNVELILDNGRIYKYKGRLQFEDVTVDKTTGSINLRAIFPNKKYELLPGMFVKAVITEGIKQDAILVPQESVLRDHKGTPYVYVVNDDNKLQIKYIKVDRVIKNKWFVRSGLKSGDKVVVYGIQFIRPDISVMAEPL; this is encoded by the coding sequence ATGAATGTAAAACGCATTATTTGTGTGAAAATTTTAATAATAAATTTTTTGTTAATATGTTTACTTGTTGCTTGTGATAGGGAAGAAAAAAAATCTTCTATGTCGAGGCAGCTGCCTAAAGTTTCATACATAATAGTTAAGCCTGAAAAAGTGGTATTAAAAACAGAGTTGCCTGGTAGAGTTTCTTCGTTTCAGTCTGCTCCAATTATTCCCCAAGTAAGTGGTCTTATAAAGAAGAGGCTTTTTAAAGAAGGTTCTATGGTAAAAAAGGGAGATTTACTCTATATAATTGATTTTTCAAGATATGAGGCAACACTAGACGCAGCCAAAGCTTCTCTTGAAATGGCTCAGGCTAAGTTATTGGCTTTGGAAAAAAAGTGTAAGCGTTTTAGTGAACTTATTAAGACAAAATCTATTAGTCAGCAGGCTTATGATGATACTTTGGCTGCGTTAAAACAGTTAAAGGCAAATATAAAACTTTATAAAGCTCAGATAAAATTAGCTCAAATTAATTTGAATTATTGCTATATCAAAGCTCCTATTTCTGGTAAAATTGGCAAATCATTTATCACAGAAGGAGCAACAGTTGTTGCTTATCAGCCATCTCCTCTTGCTATTATCCAGAATTTTGATCCCGTTTATGTGGATATTCCTCGTTCTATTGCTGAACTTGAGGAGTTAAAAAGGAAAATTAAATATGGTGTGTTAAAAAGTGGTGACAAATTAAGAAATAATGTTGAATTAATTTTAGATAACGGGAGAATTTATAAATATAAAGGAAGATTACAATTTGAAGATGTTACAGTTGATAAAACAACAGGATCAATTAATTTAAGAGCTATTTTTCCAAATAAAAAATATGAATTATTGCCAGGAATGTTTGTAAAAGCAGTTATTACTGAAGGAATAAAGCAAGATGCTATTTTAGTCCCTCAGGAAAGTGTTTTAAGAGATCATAAAGGAACTCCTTATGTGTATGTAGTAAACGATGATAATAAATTGCAAATAAAATATATAAAGGTAGATAGAGTTATAAAAAATAAATGGTTTGTAAGAAGTGGTTTAAAATCAGGTGATAAGGTAGTTGTTTATGGGATTCAATTTATTAGGCCGGATATTTCTGTAATGGCAGAACCACTTTAA
- a CDS encoding adenylate kinase has protein sequence MNILIFGPNGSGKGTQGSLVKKKYNLAHIESGAIFREHISQGTELGKKAKEYIDKGELVPDEITIPMVLETLKEKGKDGWLLDGFPRNINQAKKLWEALQEAGMKLDYVIEILLPREIAKNRIMGRRICVNDPNHPNNIYIDAIKPVDGKCRVCGGELKSRSDDQDEAAINKRHDIYYDTNTGTLAAAYYFKELAPKAGFKYIELNGEGTIEEIKDTLLAQLD, from the coding sequence TTGAATATTCTAATTTTTGGACCAAATGGAAGTGGTAAAGGGACTCAAGGATCTTTAGTTAAGAAAAAATACAATTTAGCCCATATTGAATCTGGGGCTATTTTTAGAGAACATATTTCTCAAGGCACAGAATTAGGTAAAAAAGCAAAAGAGTATATTGATAAAGGCGAATTAGTGCCTGATGAAATTACTATTCCTATGGTTTTAGAAACATTAAAAGAAAAAGGAAAAGATGGTTGGTTATTAGATGGATTCCCTCGCAATATCAATCAAGCTAAAAAATTATGGGAAGCCCTTCAAGAAGCTGGAATGAAATTAGACTATGTAATAGAAATTTTATTACCCAGAGAAATAGCTAAAAATAGAATTATGGGACGTCGTATCTGCGTGAATGATCCTAATCATCCTAACAATATCTATATCGATGCTATAAAGCCTGTGGATGGAAAATGTAGAGTATGTGGTGGCGAGTTAAAAAGCCGCTCAGATGATCAAGACGAAGCTGCTATCAACAAAAGACATGATATTTATTATGATACTAATACAGGAACTCTTGCTGCAGCTTACTATTTTAAAGAATTAGCACCTAAAGCAGGGTTTAAATATATAGAATTAAATGGCGAAGGGACAATAGAAGAAATAAAAGATACTCTTTTAGCCCAATTAGATTAA